One window from the genome of Drosophila albomicans strain 15112-1751.03 chromosome 2L, ASM965048v2, whole genome shotgun sequence encodes:
- the LOC117565964 gene encoding cytidine deaminase, translating to MLQKRKELKKCIKCLDDLQKEVSKRKTYKRLMNYMEQLQELQTEVDKRQGPQDGRYSITESLKLPHPIKLPEYTIRFADLDNCGRELLEDALNARCNAYVPYSKFKVGAAFRTKCGRVFTGCNIENVALTPGSCAERTALVKGISEGFKCYDAGAVVAYHESGFTTPCGVCRQFINEFAKTDIPIYIGQAPEVSSKLPAFNDDDEVLVTSIYHLLPHSFTVFK from the exons ATGCTACAAAAGCGTAAAGAACtgaaaaaatgcataaaatgccTGGATGATCTCCAGAAGGAGGTGTCTAAGCGCAAAACATACAAGAGATTGATGAACTACATGGAACAGCTGCAAGAGCTGCAGACTGAAGTGGACAAGCGTCAAGGACCCCAAGATGGACGATATTCCATAACGGAATCACTCAAGCTTCCGCATCCCATCAAATTACCAGAGTATACCATACGTTTTGCTGATCTAG ACAACTGCGGTCGGGAGCTACTGGAGGATGCTTTGAATGCCAGGTGCAATGCCTATGTGCCGTATAGCAAGTTCAAGGTGGGCGCCGCCTTTCGCACCAAATGTGGTCGCGTCTTCACCGGCTGCAACATTGAGAATGTTGCCTTGACACCCGGCAGCTGTGCCGAACGCACAGCTCTGGTGAAGGGCATCAGTGAGGGTTTCAAGTGCTACGATGCTGGCGCCGTGGTTGCCTATCATGAGTCTGGCTTCACCACACCATGCGGCGTTTGTCGGCAGTTCATCAATGAGTTTGCCAAAACGGATATACCCATCTACATTGGCCAGGCACCGGAGGTGAGCAGCAAGTTGCCCGCATTCAATGATGACGACGAGGTGCTGGTCACCTCCATCTATCATCTGTTACCACATAGCTTCACAgtgttcaaataa
- the LOC117565967 gene encoding cytidine deaminase translates to MTQVFINGARDETNVREFDTLDSSIQELIRAANEARNNAYCPYSNFAVGAALRTSDGAIYTGCNIENGAYAASICAERTAAVKAISEGKRDFVACAVVAQQDTGFTTPCGVCRQFLAEFVTAGKDIPLYAARPSNLPLRVLCTSVLQLLPNGFTFHNGK, encoded by the exons ATGACGCAGGTATTTATAAATGGAGCAAGAGATGAAACAAATGTCCGTGAGTTTGACACTTTGG ATTCATCCATACAAGAGCTGATTAGAGCCGCCAACGAGGCTAGAAATAATGCATATTGTCCGTACAGCAATTTTGCAGTGGGCGCTGCACTACGCACCAGCGATGGCGCCATCTACACAGGCTGCAACATCGAAAATGGCGCCTACGCTGCCAGCATCTGCGCCGAGAGAACGGCGGCGGTGAAGGCCATCAG cgaAGGCAAACGCGATTTTGTGGCCTGCGCCGTGGTTGCCCAGCAGGACACCGGCTTCACAACACCCTGCGGCGTCTGCCGCCAGTTTTTGGCCGAGTTCGTCACAGCTGGCAAGGACATTCCGCTGTATGCGGCCAGGCCGAGTAACTTGCCTTTGCGTGTGCTGTGCACCAgtgtgttgcagttgctgccaaATGGTTTCACGTTTCACAATGGCaaataa
- the LOC117565966 gene encoding cytidine deaminase-like, translating to MTHLLKGFAQPEIKETVANYGSLDATVKELLLSAHAVRQRAYTPYSNFKVGAAFRATPSDIIFNGCNVENAAFTPTACAERTALTKAVSEGYQKFSTGAVVAYAPDVFTSPCGVCRQFIREFAGNTDVPIYIARAIEERSPTEPFVDDDPVLCTSIFNLLPNSFHTY from the exons atgacGCATCTGCTCAAAGGCTTTGCACAGCCCGAAATTAAAGAAACGGTCGCCAACTACGGTTCCCTGG ATGCAACTGTCAAGGAGCTGCTGTTGAGTGCTCATGCTGTGCGCCAGCGCGCCTACACGCCCTATTCTAATTTTAAGGTTGGCGCCGCCTTTCGTGCCACACCCAGCGATATAATCTTTAACGGTTGCAACGTTGAGAATGCCGCCTTTACACCAACAGCTTGTGCTGAACGTACCGCTCTTACCAAGGCCGTTAGTGAGGGTTATCAAAAATTCTCCACAGGCGCTGTTGTAGCTTATGCACCCGATGTGTTCACCTCACCGTGTGGCGTCTGTCGGCAGTTTATACGCGAGTTTGCGGGCAACACCGATGTACCCATCTATATAGCCAGAGCCATCGAAGAGCGTTCGCCGACGGAGCCGTTCGTCGATGATGATCCTGTGCTCTGCACATCCATATTTAATCTATTGCCAAATAGTTTCCACACGTATTAG